Proteins found in one Planococcus citri chromosome 2, ihPlaCitr1.1, whole genome shotgun sequence genomic segment:
- the LOC135835146 gene encoding GATA zinc finger domain-containing protein 14-like has product MSRSKRKSREKNRSQEKEKSEKKIKLDAEHDSENRTKYSLSSSTVPEKSSKENRDEKKPSKVDQKQTQSRVKDASTNEHKKDDIMEVDDTPQNKENKKENPQDLSHETEKQESKPVEDATSSSSRKKKKKKKRKHRHDSNLDTEKNEKKSKKSKSRDRQGSCHDTEKNKNKPSDDVKHSQKNKKKSKSRDRQDSNGKTKKQENKSSEGVKSSSKKNKKSKSKDREDSSHETEKNEDKLFEDVKSSHENKKESKSKDPRNTASHETVKPENKPCKDVKPSSKKKNNSKTPEDTSHDTENQENKPSEDLMAKSNHENETSPGWNECRSKRNKNKDKSKTHHADLNQQIELQDVSNTQSNNENQSSKSDSSNRRKDSKPLDQNHSRQRNDLPDRDRHLSPHREYDSRKYDRGDFSHRKDNQQTSHKSSPSNHTRYDNRKSMRDDGDTRNRGWRSNHFDEKSHGNDRRPNEPLNRRLDKDQFNRTNGKNNYQNGNYYQNRNNQKSPLGENWNNFYKNKQYSKKKNKQPLFVPNAEKYEPTIREVEGDLFECSDEYSLAHCVAEDFSMGAGIAIEFKQRFKGVDKLLAQGKKTGEVAILQKDKRFIFYLVTKTRSKGKPTIESFTKSIKSLKQICIEEKVKKLAIPRIGCGLDRLDWNEVKDILYDEFSSTDIEIVVYVL; this is encoded by the exons ATGAGTCGAAGTAAACGCAAGAGTCGCGAAAAAAACAGATctcaagaaaaagaaaaaagcgagaaaaaaatcaaactcgatGCTGAGCATGATTCAGAAAATAGGACAAAATATTCA TTATCGAGTTCAACGGTTCCAGAAAAATCGTCAAAAGAAAATCGAGACGAGAAAAAGCCTAGCAAAGTTGACCAAAAACAGACCCAATCTCGTGTAAAAGATGCTTCAACAAATGAACATAAAAAAGATGATATTATGGAAGTGGATGACACGcctcaaaataaagaaaataaaaaggaaaaccCTCAAGATCTCAGCCACGAAACCGAGAAACAAGAAAGTAAGCCCGTCGAAGACGCCACTTCTTCATCTTcacgtaaaaaaaagaaaaaaaagaaaaggaaacatCGTCATGATTCCAACCTTGACaccgagaaaaatgaaaaaaaaagtaaaaaaagtaaaagtagaGATCGTCAAGGTTCCTGCCATGATaccgagaaaaacaaaaataaaccctCTGATGACGTCAaacattcacaaaaaaataagaaaaaaagtaaaagtagaGATCGTCAAGATTCCAACGGTAAAACCAAAAAACAGGAAAATAAATCCTCCGAAGGCGTGAAATCTTCGagtaaaaagaacaaaaaaagtaaaagcaaAGATCGTGAAGATTCCAGCCATGAAACTGAGAAAAACGAAGATAAACTCTTCGAAGATGTCAAATCTTCGCatgaaaataagaaagaaaGTAAGAGTAAAGATCCTCGAAATACCGCTAGCCATGAAACCGTAAAACCGGAAAATAAACCGTGTAAAGACGTCAAACCCTCGAGTAAAAAGAAGAACAATAGTAAAACTCCCGAAGATACCAGTCATGATACTGAAAACCAGGAAAATAAACCCTCCGAGGATCTGATGGCTAAATCTAATCACGAAAACGAAACATCTCCAGGATGGAATGAATGTCGATCAAAAAGGAACAAGAATAAAGATAAATCGAAAACCCACCATGCAGATTTGAATCAACAGATAGAATTGCAAGATGTATCGAATACTCAGTCGAATAATGAAAATCAATCATCTAAAAGTGATTCTTCTAATCGAAGAAAAGATTCGAAACCCCTCGATCAAAATCATTCTCGTCAAAGGAATGATTTACCAGACCGTGATCGACATCTATCTCCTCATCGGGAATATGATTCACGAAAATATGATCGAGGTGATTTTTCACATCGGAAGGATAATCAACAAACAAGTCACAAAAGCTCTCCAAGTAATCATACTCGTTACGATAATCGCAAAAGTATGAGAGACGATGGTGATACTCGAAACAGAGGTTGGCGTAGTaatcatttcgatgaaaaatccCATGGTAATGATAGAAGACCGAACGAACCCCTGAACAGACGACTTGATAAAGATCAATTTAACCGgacgaatggaaaaaataactaccaaaatggaaattattatcaaaaccgtaataatcaaaaatctccattgggtgaaaattggaataatttctacaaaaacaagcaatattcaaaaaagaagaataaaCAGCCACTATTTGTTCCTAACGCTGAGAAATACGAACCAACCATTCGAGAAGTAGAAGGAGACTTATTCGAATGTAGCGATGAATACTCTCTTGCTCATTGCGTCGCTGAGGACTTTTCAATGGGTGCTGGAATCGCGATAGAATTCAA gCAGCGATTCAAAGGAGTCGATAAATTACTAGCCCAAGGCAAGAAAACCGGCGAAGTGGCGATTTTACAAAAGGACAAACGTTTTATATTTTATCTAGTTACAAAAACTAGAAGCAAAGGAAAACCAACTATTGAAAGTTTCACAAAATCCATCAAATCGCTTAAGCAAATCTGCATAGAAGAAAAAGTTAAGAAATTAGCCATTCCTAGAATTGGCTGTGGTTTAGATAGACTAGACTGGAACGAGGTAAAAGATATTTTATACGATGAATTTTCCAGCACTGATATTGAAATCGTTGTTTACGTTTTATAG